Within the Nocardioides aurantiacus genome, the region GCTGAGTGTGGAACAGGCCCCGGCTCACCACTACTCGGGTGACCGCGCCGTAGGTGCAGGCCACGGCACGAGTCCAGCCAAGCTCGGCGCCTGACGGGTCAGGCCGCGGGTGCCCACGCGAGCTGCAGGGGGGTGCGGATGACGTCGATCCGGAGCCGCGGGCGTTCGGTGGCGTGGTGGGTGGCGTGGTGGGTGGCGTGGTCGGTGAGGTGGTGGGTGCCGGACTTGTCGGTCACGAGGACGTAGCCGTGGGGTGTGGTCCACACGGACCTGCCGTCGCGCAGGGTGAGGTGCCAGCCGGGGTGGTGGGTCTTGGTGCGGTGGCCGGTGCGGGCGAGGTGGGCGAGGTTGGACACCCGGGTCTGGGCTGGTGGGCCGGTGTCGTCGTAGGGCTGTTGGTATGGCTGGGCGTGGTCCAGGTCGGTGCCGCTGCTGGTGCTGGTGCCGTGGGGGAAGGTGTCGGCGGGTCGGATCAGGTGGACGCGTTCGGCGATCGCGGCGGGGATCTCGTAGGAGTCGGCGGCGACGTCCTCGGCGAGGTCGATCACGGGCTTCAGCGTGACGTGGTGGTGGCCGAGCAGATCGACGAGCTGGGTCTTGGTCAGCGCGCCGATCTGCTCGGCGCGGGCGACGCCGTGGCCGTGGAGGAGTCCGGGGGTGAGGTGGAGATAGGCGATCGCCCGCGGCCGGGTCATGGCGGGGGAGGCGTCACGGATCGCGTCGGCGATGGGCTCGGGCTGGTCGTGGTGCTCGGCGCCGACAAGGAGCTTGAGGGCAGCGAGCGGGTTGGCGAGGAGGCCGAGGGCGTCGCCGCGGAGCTCCTCGAGACTGGCCTCGGGCGGGGTGTCGGTGTGCTCGGCGAGGAGGTGGGCGAGGTGGTCCAGGCGGGTCCAGACCTGGGTGAGGGTCTCGGTGTCGCCGCGGGCGACGAGGGTCTGCAGGCCGGTGTCGGGGTCGGGTCGGCCGAGCCAGGCGCCGCGGCGTTGTCTGGCGGCGGCGGCCTTGGTCTCGGCCAGGGCGTGGTCGGCCTCGACGACGCGGGCGGCCAGGACGTCGAGGAGGCGTCCGGTGGGCAGGGTGGGGAGCAGCGGCGCGATGGCGTCGTCGACATGGGTGGCGGCGTCAGGGGCGAGGTCGCGGGTGGCGGTGGCGACCTTGCGGGCGACCCACAGCTCGACCTCCCCGGCCTGCAGGGCAGCCCAGCTCTGGGGGAGCCGGGCCTCGAGGTCGACGGCGTCGGCCATCAGGGCCCGGGCGGCGAGGGGGTGGACGTGCAGCACCACCGCGAGCTCGGCGTCGCAGCACGGTTCGACGACCAGCCCGTGGCCACCCAGGGTGATCACCCCGAGCCGGGGGTCGCCCATCAGCGTCCTGGTGCCGGGGTCGTCGGGGTCCAGGGCGTGGGCGCGGGCCCAGTCCAGGGCGATGCGGCCGCGTTCGGCGTCGAGGAGTCGGGTGGCGCGCGTGTTGCGCTCCGCGCGGGCGAGGATGGCGGCGGTCCCGGGGGTCGGAGGTCGCGGCTGCCAGCGCATGCCCGGAGTCTATATCGAACATGTGTTCGAACACCAGGTCGATCTCGATCTATGGATGTGCAGGAGCTCGACCGATCGTCACGACGGGCGCTGGGACGCATGGGCGCTCTCTCCGACCGGGTGCTGCGGCCCCGGGCCGTGGTCGATGGCATCGCCCACACCGGCCGGCTGGTGACCTCGGCGGCGCTGATCCTGTTCCTGGCCCTCGTGGCGCTGTCGACCGCACCGACGGTGGAGGTCAAGATCCGCGACCGCGACCGCGACCGCGACCGCGCTGGCGCTCGGGATCGCGATCGACGCCGTCGCGGTGCGCAGCCTGCTCGCGCCGGCGCTGGTCGGCGTGCTCGGGCGCGCCAACTGGACGCTGCCGCGCTGGCTCGGCGCGGTGGTGCGGCTCAGCGGCGGGAGTCGAGGTCCTGGTAGTCCTCGTGGCGGTCGAGGAAGGCCTGGACGAAGGGGCAGATGGGGAGGGCCTTGAGCCCCTCCGCGCGCACGTCGTCCAGGGCGGCGCGCACGAGGTGACCGCCCAGGCCCTCGCCCTCGTGGCCGTCGTCGATCTCGGTGTGGGTGAAGACGATCTCGTCGGGCGTGCGCTGGTAGGCCGCGAACCCGACGAGCTGGTCGTCGACGCGGACCTCCCAGCGGGACCGGTCCTCGTTGCGGGTGACGGCGGTGGCCATCAGAGGACCTGCTCGCCGTACATCTCGCCGAGCGGGTCCGCGATCAGCTCGATGCGGGCCCCGTCGGGGTCGGTGAAGTAGACCGAGACGCCGCTGTGCACCTCGTGGGGCACGCCGGCCTCGGTGAGCCGCTCGACCAGGGCACCCCAGGTGTCGGGGTCGACGGAGATGGCGCAGTGGTGCAGGCCGCCCAGCACCTCGGCGTAGGGGCCGACGTCGAGGCCGGGGAAGTCGAAGAACGCCAGGAGGTTGTCGTGCCCGAGGTCGAAGAAGAAGTGCGAGGAGCCGGGGTAGTCGCGGTTCTCGATCAGCTCGGTCAGCGGGAAGCCCAGCACGTCCTGGTAGAAGCGGATGGTCCGCTCGACGTCGCTGCTCACCAGCGCGGTGTGGTGCAGACCCCGGGCGGTCGACGCCGGCCGCTCGCCGGGCGGACGGAGATGGGTCTCGCGGAGCCGGGCGCGGCGCTCGGCGAGGTCGTCGGGGGACGGAGCGGGCGCCGAGGTCATGGTCGTCCTTCGGGTGGTGGGCGAGCCGTCACGGTACACGATTAGTTGATGTGTCATCCACCGGCGTACGATGCCGCGGTGTCCATCACCTCCGAGGCCCCGTGGCTGACCGGCGACCAGCAGCAGGTCTGGCGACGCTGGCTGGCCGTCCAGGCCGCGCTTCCCGCCGCGCTGCA harbors:
- a CDS encoding DUF222 domain-containing protein — its product is MRWQPRPPTPGTAAILARAERNTRATRLLDAERGRIALDWARAHALDPDDPGTRTLMGDPRLGVITLGGHGLVVEPCCDAELAVVLHVHPLAARALMADAVDLEARLPQSWAALQAGEVELWVARKVATATRDLAPDAATHVDDAIAPLLPTLPTGRLLDVLAARVVEADHALAETKAAAARQRRGAWLGRPDPDTGLQTLVARGDTETLTQVWTRLDHLAHLLAEHTDTPPEASLEELRGDALGLLANPLAALKLLVGAEHHDQPEPIADAIRDASPAMTRPRAIAYLHLTPGLLHGHGVARAEQIGALTKTQLVDLLGHHHVTLKPVIDLAEDVAADSYEIPAAIAERVHLIRPADTFPHGTSTSSGTDLDHAQPYQQPYDDTGPPAQTRVSNLAHLARTGHRTKTHHPGWHLTLRDGRSVWTTPHGYVLVTDKSGTHHLTDHATHHATHHATERPRLRIDVIRTPLQLAWAPAA
- a CDS encoding GNAT family N-acetyltransferase, which gives rise to MATAVTRNEDRSRWEVRVDDQLVGFAAYQRTPDEIVFTHTEIDDGHEGEGLGGHLVRAALDDVRAEGLKALPICPFVQAFLDRHEDYQDLDSRR
- a CDS encoding VOC family protein — protein: MTSAPAPSPDDLAERRARLRETHLRPPGERPASTARGLHHTALVSSDVERTIRFYQDVLGFPLTELIENRDYPGSSHFFFDLGHDNLLAFFDFPGLDVGPYAEVLGGLHHCAISVDPDTWGALVERLTEAGVPHEVHSGVSVYFTDPDGARIELIADPLGEMYGEQVL